A region from the Sphingopyxis lindanitolerans genome encodes:
- a CDS encoding DUF2474 family protein has translation MKQIVWFIAIWAASVAAIGAVGLMIRAVLRT, from the coding sequence ATGAAACAGATCGTCTGGTTCATTGCCATCTGGGCGGCAAGCGTCGCGGCGATCGGCGCCGTGGGGCTGATGATCAGGGCCGTATTGCGCACATAA